A genome region from Arachis duranensis cultivar V14167 chromosome 6, aradu.V14167.gnm2.J7QH, whole genome shotgun sequence includes the following:
- the LOC107493866 gene encoding glucomannan 4-beta-mannosyltransferase 9: MDGVSFEGAKDDITMQFAMVWSQIKAPLIVPMLRIAVFLCLIMSVMMFIERVYMGIVISLVKLFGRRPEKRYKWEPMKDDVELGNSSYPMVLVQIPMYNEREVYQLSIGAACGLSWPSDRIVVQVLDDSTDQAIKELVQIECQRWASKGVNIKYEVRDNRNGYKAGALKEGMKRSYVKQCDYVAIFDADFQPEPDFLWRTIPFLVHNPELALIQARWKFVNSDECLMTRMQEMSLDYHFTVEQEVGSSSYAFFGFNGTAGVWRIAALNEAGGWKDRTTVEDMDLAVRASLKGWKFCYLSDLKVKNELPSTLKAYRYQQHRWSCGPANLFRKMVLEIIRNKKVSTWKKVHVIYSFFFVRKVIAHINTFVFYCIVLPATVVVPEVVVPKWGAVYIPSVITLLNAVGTPRSLHLLVFWILFENVMSLHRTKATIIGLLEASRVNEWVVTEKLGDALKSKAGGKVASKKPRFKIGDRFHLLELGVGFYLFFCGCYDVMFGKNHYFIFLFIQAIAFFIMAFGYVGTFVPTS, from the exons ATGGATGGGGTTTCGTTTGAAGGCGCAAAGGATGACATAACAATGCAGTTTGCAATGGTGTGGAGCCAGATCAAAGCGCCATTGATAGTTCCAATGCTGAGGATCGCGGTGTTTTTATGCTTGATCATGTCGGTGATGATGTTCATAGAGAGAGTGTATATGGGCATTGTGATTAGTCTCGTGAAATTGTTTGGAAGAAGGCCTGAGAAGCGTTACAAGTGGGAGCCAATGAAGGACGATGTTGAGTTAGGAAACTCTTCTTACCCCATGGTTCTTGTTCAGATTCCTATGTACAATGAAAGAGAG GTTTATCAGCTTTCAATTGGAGCTGCATGTGGACTCTCTTGGCCTTCTGATAGGATCGTTGTACAAGTTCTTGATGACTCCACTGATCAAGCAATCAAG GAATTGGTGCAGATAGAATGCCAAAGATGGGCAAGCAAGGGTGTGAACATAAAGTATGAAGTGAGGGACAACAGGAACGGATACAAAGCAGGGGCTCTCAAAGAAGGCATGAAACGAAGCTATGTTAAGCAATGCGATTACGTTGCCATTTTCGACGCTGATTTTCAGCCTGAACCTGATTTCTTGTGGCGAACCATCCCATTCTTAGTGCACAATCCTGAGCTTGCTCTCATTCAGGCTCGTTGGAAATTTG tgAATTCCGATGAATGTTTGATGACCAGGATGCAAGAGATGTCACTGGATTACCATTTCACAGTGGAACAAGAAGTGGGCTCTTCCAGTTATGCCTTCTTTGGTTTCAACG GAACTGCTGGAGTATGGAGAATTGCGGCGCTAAATGAGGCTGGTGGGTGGAAAGATAGGACCACAGTGGAGGATATGGACCTTGCTGTCCGAGCTAGTCTCAAGGGATGGAAATTCTGTTACCTCTCCGATTTGAAG GTTAAAAATGAGTTGCCAAGTACTTTGAAGGCCTACCGTTACCAACAGCACCGTTGGTCTTGTGGGCCCGCCAATCTTTTCAGGAAGATGGTTTTGGAAATTATCAGAAACAAG AAAGTGTCAACTTGGAAGAAGGTACATGTGATTTACAGCTTCTTCTTCGTTAGGAAAGTTATAGCACACATCAACACGTTTGTGTTCTACTGCATCGTGTTACCTGCGACCGTTGTGGTTCCTGAGGTTGTGGTTCCAAAATGGGGTGCTGTCTATATCCCTTCTGTCATCACCCTTCTAAATGCAGTTGGAACTCCAAG GTCGCTCCATTTACTTGTGTTCTGGATTCTCTTTGAGAATGTCATGTCTCTTCATAGAACAAAGGCGACAATTATTGGTTTACTCGAGGCTAGCCGAGTCAACGAATGGGTTGTCACTGAAAAGCTTGGAGATGCTCTCAAGAGTAAAGCCGGAGGTAAAGTAGCATCGAAGAAGCCTCGATTCAAGATTGGAGACAG GTTTCACTTGTTGGAACTTGGTGTGGGATTTTACCTCTTCTTCTGTGGCTGTTACGATGTTATGTTCGGGAAGAACCACTACTTCATCTTCCTTTTCATCCAAGCAATTGCGTTCTTCATCATGGCATTTGGATATGTTGGCACCTTTGTTCCCACCTCGTAA